A genomic stretch from Synergistaceae bacterium includes:
- a CDS encoding glycine reductase → MADIKKLVGESLAEIIDAAKSGGPKVRVGLMAAGSELGNEELAKGARIALQTYGNVRPVMIGPKISGYEDLDWIETGDCEADISSALENAFKEGRIGGVVALHFPFPLGVTTIGRVVTPARGRSMILASTTGTSAVNRGEAMLRNALYGIATAKALGIENPTLGILNVDTAQPVFRALTHLAEKGYKVTFGSSVRQDGGAVLRGNDVLAGAVDICVTDTLTGNILMKMFSSFNTGGSYEATGWGYGPSCGEGWGSVVSIISRASGAPVIAGALTFTAAVVAGGLPDKVADELSAAKKAGLDEEITALTPKATEEKETEEKEAVKAPPAEPTDEELHGVDVLEIENAVKILWKAGIYAESAMGCTGPVVKLAARNAEKGTAILKEYAYL, encoded by the coding sequence ATGGCCGATATTAAAAAACTGGTCGGAGAATCCCTCGCCGAGATCATCGACGCGGCGAAAAGCGGCGGTCCTAAAGTTCGCGTCGGGCTGATGGCCGCGGGCAGCGAACTCGGCAACGAAGAGCTGGCGAAAGGAGCGAGAATAGCGCTCCAAACCTACGGCAATGTTCGCCCCGTCATGATCGGACCTAAGATTTCTGGCTACGAGGATCTGGACTGGATCGAAACCGGCGACTGTGAGGCGGATATTTCATCGGCCTTGGAGAACGCCTTCAAAGAGGGGCGGATCGGAGGGGTGGTAGCGTTGCACTTTCCCTTTCCTCTGGGGGTAACTACCATCGGGCGCGTCGTGACCCCCGCCCGGGGACGTTCCATGATCCTGGCCTCCACCACCGGAACCTCGGCCGTAAACCGAGGTGAGGCCATGCTGAGAAACGCTCTTTACGGAATCGCCACGGCGAAGGCCCTGGGCATCGAGAACCCCACTCTGGGTATCTTGAACGTAGACACCGCGCAGCCGGTCTTTCGTGCCCTCACACACCTGGCCGAGAAGGGCTACAAGGTCACGTTCGGCTCATCTGTTCGTCAGGACGGGGGAGCAGTATTGCGGGGCAACGATGTTTTGGCCGGAGCGGTGGACATTTGCGTGACGGATACTCTGACGGGCAATATCCTGATGAAGATGTTTTCCTCCTTCAATACCGGCGGATCCTACGAAGCTACGGGCTGGGGTTACGGTCCCTCCTGTGGTGAGGGTTGGGGAAGTGTGGTTTCCATTATCTCGCGGGCGTCGGGCGCGCCCGTCATCGCCGGGGCTCTGACCTTTACGGCCGCGGTTGTGGCGGGCGGGCTGCCGGATAAGGTGGCGGACGAGCTTTCCGCGGCGAAAAAGGCTGGCTTGGATGAGGAAATAACCGCGCTCACGCCAAAAGCGACGGAGGAAAAGGAAACGGAGGAAAAGGAAGCCGTAAAAGCCCCTCCCGCCGAACCTACAGATGAAGAACTGCACGGCGTGGATGTGCTGGAGATCGAGAACGCGGTGAAGATCCTTTGGAAGGCCGGCATCTACGCCGAGTCCGCTATGGGTTGCACCGGCCCTGTAGTAAAACTCGCCGCCCGAAACGCGGAAAAGGGAACGGCTATTCTGAAGGAATACGCATATTTGTAG
- a CDS encoding sodium:alanine symporter family protein, whose translation MEQLMKLNGIINSYVWGTWMLVFIVGTGVYLTILLGVPQFRYFKIVWKEVFGKKTKNQAAGDKSISSFAAMATAMAATVGTGNIAGVATALHLGGPGALIWMLVSAIFGMCTKFGEVSLAVHFRQKDEHGDWRGGTMYILEHGAGQKWLAVIFALFAFLASFGIGAAVQANSTAEGLKIGFGIDPLYTGIGLVILVGLVIIGGLKSLSTVTTYLVPFMAVFYVVGSIVVLVVNASAIPGAIASAFRYAVSDPMAMPGALAGWTIKEAITKGIARGVFSNEAGLGSAPMVHATANVDHPVRQGLYGIFEVFVDTIVVCSMTALVVLTTGTLTSQTELTGAALSLVAFEAGLGIFGKYILSIGLALFAFTTILGWYWYAETAATYLLGVWFKPFMKVAWIVLILLGAAGSQILGTGANNFLDNLWDLADTLNGLMAIPNLIGLLLLSGVLRKIVSDFDSKRKNGEINL comes from the coding sequence ATGGAACAACTTATGAAACTGAATGGTATCATCAATTCTTACGTTTGGGGAACTTGGATGCTGGTTTTTATTGTAGGTACCGGTGTTTATCTTACCATTCTTTTAGGTGTCCCGCAGTTTCGTTACTTTAAAATCGTCTGGAAAGAAGTTTTCGGCAAAAAAACTAAAAATCAAGCCGCCGGCGATAAATCCATTTCGTCCTTCGCGGCTATGGCTACGGCAATGGCCGCCACGGTCGGAACCGGAAATATCGCGGGCGTGGCGACGGCTCTCCACCTCGGTGGGCCTGGCGCTCTCATCTGGATGCTGGTTTCCGCTATTTTCGGCATGTGCACCAAGTTCGGCGAGGTCTCGCTGGCCGTCCACTTCCGCCAAAAGGATGAGCACGGCGATTGGCGTGGCGGCACCATGTATATTCTGGAGCATGGCGCGGGTCAGAAGTGGCTGGCCGTCATATTCGCGCTTTTCGCATTCCTCGCTTCTTTCGGAATCGGAGCCGCCGTACAGGCGAACTCCACGGCCGAAGGACTCAAAATAGGTTTTGGTATCGACCCACTCTACACGGGGATCGGCTTGGTCATTTTGGTAGGACTTGTGATCATTGGGGGGCTTAAGAGCCTCTCGACGGTTACGACTTACTTAGTTCCCTTCATGGCCGTTTTCTACGTGGTTGGTTCCATCGTCGTGCTGGTGGTGAATGCTTCGGCCATTCCAGGAGCTATCGCCTCGGCGTTCCGCTATGCCGTCTCCGATCCCATGGCCATGCCCGGCGCTTTGGCGGGTTGGACGATCAAAGAGGCTATCACCAAGGGCATCGCCCGGGGCGTCTTTTCCAATGAAGCCGGTCTAGGGTCCGCTCCCATGGTTCACGCCACGGCCAACGTAGACCATCCCGTCCGTCAGGGACTCTATGGTATCTTCGAGGTTTTTGTGGACACCATTGTCGTCTGCTCTATGACGGCCCTTGTGGTTCTCACCACGGGGACGTTAACGAGCCAAACCGAGCTGACGGGCGCCGCGCTTTCTCTCGTGGCTTTCGAGGCGGGGCTGGGGATATTCGGTAAGTATATTTTGTCCATCGGCCTCGCGCTCTTCGCCTTCACCACTATCTTGGGTTGGTATTGGTACGCGGAGACAGCGGCGACTTATCTGCTGGGAGTATGGTTCAAGCCCTTCATGAAAGTTGCCTGGATTGTTCTGATACTTCTAGGAGCGGCCGGCAGTCAGATTCTGGGCACTGGAGCCAACAATTTTCTCGATAACCTCTGGGACTTGGCTGATACGTTGAACGGACTTATGGCTATTCCCAACTTGATTGGACTGCTATTACTTTCGGGAGTTCTGCGTAAAATTGTCTCCGACTTCGATTCTAAACGTAAAAATGGAGAGATCAATCTCTAG